The following are from one region of the Cryptosporangium minutisporangium genome:
- a CDS encoding YciI family protein, with the protein MVMHYQTQAMEDGVPPTPEEQAAIGEYMQEAAMSGVLLSGEGVASSRLGARVEVNEGAVRVIDGPFAEAKELIAGFAILEVDSLAEAVEHARKFALLVGAERVDVRKVVEFEDLQQS; encoded by the coding sequence ATGGTGATGCACTACCAGACCCAGGCGATGGAGGACGGGGTCCCGCCGACGCCCGAGGAGCAGGCCGCGATCGGCGAGTACATGCAGGAGGCGGCGATGTCCGGCGTGCTGCTCTCCGGCGAAGGTGTCGCGTCCAGCCGGCTCGGCGCTCGGGTCGAGGTGAACGAGGGCGCGGTCCGTGTCATCGACGGTCCGTTCGCCGAGGCCAAAGAGCTGATCGCCGGCTTCGCGATCCTCGAGGTGGACTCGCTGGCGGAGGCCGTGGAGCACGCCCGCAAGTTCGCGCTGCTCGTCGGCGCCGAGCGGGTGGACGTCCGGAAGGTCGTCGAGTTCGAGGACCTCCAGCAGTCGTGA
- a CDS encoding YciI family protein, whose amino-acid sequence MAQQYMLSVHHRGGFPTDVDPAEMQAQFAAVDAFNREITDAGIWVFGGGLMPPDTATVVDGQGAETVLVDGPFAETKEVLGGFWVITAGNLDEALRWASKASKACANPVEVRPFQPED is encoded by the coding sequence ATGGCACAGCAGTACATGCTCTCAGTGCACCACCGTGGCGGGTTCCCGACCGATGTCGACCCGGCGGAGATGCAGGCACAGTTCGCCGCCGTCGACGCGTTCAACCGGGAGATCACCGACGCCGGGATCTGGGTCTTCGGGGGCGGCCTGATGCCGCCGGACACCGCAACCGTGGTCGACGGCCAGGGAGCGGAGACCGTGCTGGTGGACGGCCCGTTCGCCGAGACGAAGGAAGTCCTCGGCGGGTTCTGGGTGATCACCGCTGGGAACCTCGACGAGGCGCTGCGCTGGGCGTCCAAGGCGTCGAAGGCGTGCGCCAACCCGGTCGAGGTGCGTCCGTTCCAGCCCGAGGACTGA
- a CDS encoding electron transfer flavoprotein subunit beta/FixA family protein codes for MNIVVLVKQVPDSGTERSLRADDKTVERDSASLVINEMDEYAIEEALKVKEAVGGTVTVLTMGPDKATESIRKALSMGPDGAVHVNDAALHGSDALATSKVLAKALEGLEWDLVIAGAESTDGRAAAMASMLSERLGVAGLTGARKLTVDGSKLTIERQLEDGYQVVEAQTPAIVSVWDTINEPRYPSFKGIMAAKKKPVDTKSLADLGVDASEVGLGAATSKVVDAAPRPPRQAGEKITDEGDGGSKLVAYLAAEKIV; via the coding sequence ATGAACATCGTCGTACTGGTCAAGCAGGTTCCGGACTCCGGTACCGAACGGTCACTGCGCGCAGACGACAAGACCGTGGAGCGCGACTCGGCCAGCCTCGTGATCAACGAGATGGACGAGTACGCGATCGAGGAAGCCCTCAAGGTCAAGGAAGCCGTCGGCGGCACGGTCACCGTGCTCACGATGGGTCCGGACAAGGCCACCGAGTCGATCCGCAAGGCGCTCTCGATGGGCCCCGACGGTGCGGTGCACGTGAACGACGCCGCGCTGCACGGCTCCGACGCCCTGGCCACCTCGAAGGTTCTCGCCAAGGCGCTGGAAGGTCTCGAGTGGGACCTGGTCATCGCCGGCGCTGAGTCGACCGACGGTCGCGCCGCCGCCATGGCCTCGATGCTCTCCGAGCGTCTGGGTGTCGCCGGTCTCACCGGCGCCCGCAAGCTCACCGTCGACGGCAGCAAGCTCACGATCGAGCGGCAGCTGGAGGACGGCTACCAGGTCGTCGAGGCGCAGACCCCGGCGATCGTGAGCGTCTGGGACACGATCAACGAGCCGCGCTACCCGTCCTTCAAGGGCATCATGGCGGCGAAGAAGAAGCCGGTGGACACCAAGTCGCTGGCCGACCTCGGTGTGGACGCCTCGGAGGTGGGTCTGGGCGCTGCCACCTCGAAGGTCGTGGACGCCGCCCCCCGCCCCCCGCGTCAGGCCGGCGAGAAGATCACGGACGAGGGTGACGGCGGCTCGAAGCTGGTCGCATACCTGGCCGCCGAGAAGATCGTCTGA
- a CDS encoding acetolactate synthase — MTEPTEPGGPGTELEGHGGDLALAALRARGVDAMFTLSGGHVFPLYDAAHTTGFRLVDVRHEQSAVFAAEATAKLTRRPGLAVLTAGPGVTNGVSGVTSAKFNGSPVVVLGGRAPQARWGAGSLQEFDHVPVLAPITKHAATVTDVNRMAADVGAAADLALAPHRGPVFLDLPMDVVFDRATSRIEPPAVPAVIEPDPDEVATAAALIAGAERPVIVAGSDVYAGSAELALVAVAEALRVPVFSNGQGRGCIPADHPLAFARVRGKAFKTADVVVVVGTPLDFRLAFGTFGDAKVVHVVDAPSQKAGHVTPAAAPVGDLDTILTAFANYAGPRTDHEGWIAQLRDLEDAARASELDVLRADTDPIKPARIYGELRTVLDRDAVVICDGGDFVSYGGRYLDSYTPGCWLDPGPYGCLGTGAGYAIGARVARPDAQICVLFGDGAAGFSLMDVESLVRQQLPVVMVVGNNGIWGLEKHPMQLVYGYDVAADLQPGLRYDDVVSALGGAGETVEKPGDLGPALRRAFDAGVPYLVNVLTDPADAYPRSSNLA; from the coding sequence ATGACTGAACCCACGGAGCCCGGTGGCCCTGGCACCGAATTGGAAGGTCACGGCGGTGACCTCGCGCTCGCGGCGCTGCGGGCCCGCGGCGTCGACGCGATGTTCACGCTCTCCGGCGGCCACGTCTTCCCGCTCTACGACGCGGCCCACACCACTGGCTTCCGGCTGGTCGACGTCCGGCACGAGCAGAGTGCGGTATTCGCCGCCGAGGCGACCGCCAAGCTGACCCGCCGTCCTGGCCTCGCGGTGCTCACCGCCGGCCCCGGCGTCACGAACGGCGTCTCCGGCGTCACGTCGGCGAAGTTCAACGGGTCGCCGGTCGTGGTCCTCGGGGGCCGGGCGCCGCAGGCGCGGTGGGGCGCCGGGTCGCTCCAGGAGTTCGACCACGTCCCGGTGCTCGCACCGATCACGAAGCACGCCGCCACCGTCACCGACGTCAACCGGATGGCCGCCGACGTGGGCGCCGCCGCCGATCTGGCGCTGGCTCCGCACCGGGGTCCGGTCTTCCTCGACCTGCCGATGGACGTGGTCTTCGACCGGGCGACGTCCCGGATCGAGCCCCCCGCGGTGCCCGCCGTGATCGAGCCGGACCCCGACGAGGTCGCCACCGCTGCGGCGCTGATCGCCGGCGCCGAGCGGCCGGTGATCGTCGCCGGCTCAGACGTCTACGCGGGCTCCGCCGAGCTCGCGCTGGTGGCGGTGGCCGAGGCGCTGCGAGTCCCGGTGTTCTCCAACGGGCAGGGCCGCGGCTGCATCCCGGCCGATCACCCGCTGGCGTTCGCCCGGGTGCGCGGCAAGGCGTTCAAGACCGCGGACGTCGTGGTCGTGGTCGGCACGCCGCTGGACTTCCGGCTGGCGTTCGGGACGTTCGGCGACGCCAAGGTGGTGCACGTCGTCGACGCACCGTCGCAGAAGGCCGGGCACGTGACGCCCGCCGCCGCGCCGGTCGGCGACCTCGACACGATCCTCACCGCGTTCGCGAACTACGCGGGGCCGCGCACCGACCACGAGGGCTGGATCGCGCAGCTCCGCGACCTCGAAGATGCCGCCCGGGCGTCCGAGCTCGACGTGCTGCGGGCCGACACCGACCCGATCAAGCCCGCGCGGATCTACGGCGAGCTGCGCACTGTGCTCGACCGGGACGCGGTCGTGATCTGCGACGGCGGCGACTTCGTCTCGTACGGCGGGCGCTACCTCGACTCGTACACGCCGGGTTGCTGGCTCGACCCGGGGCCGTACGGCTGCCTCGGCACCGGTGCCGGGTACGCGATCGGCGCGCGGGTGGCCCGGCCGGACGCGCAGATCTGCGTGCTGTTCGGCGACGGCGCCGCGGGGTTCTCGCTGATGGACGTCGAGTCGCTGGTGCGGCAGCAGCTGCCGGTCGTCATGGTCGTGGGCAACAACGGCATCTGGGGGCTGGAGAAGCATCCGATGCAGCTCGTCTACGGCTACGACGTCGCGGCGGACCTGCAGCCGGGGTTGCGCTACGACGACGTGGTCAGCGCGCTCGGCGGCGCGGGGGAGACCGTGGAGAAGCCGGGTGACCTCGGTCCGGCGCTGCGTCGGGCCTTCGACGCGGGCGTCCCGTACCTGGTCAACGTCCTCACCGACCCCGCCGACGCCTACCCGCGCTCGTCGAACCTGGCATGA
- a CDS encoding class I SAM-dependent methyltransferase, which produces MELSLTGERTLPGIAAENYWFRRHEVAYLATRPWVRGATVLEAGAGEGYGADILARVARRVIAVDYDATACEHAAKAYPALTVARANLGELPFAANSVDVVVNLQVIEHLRDQPRFLAECARVLRPAGTLVLSTPNRLTFSPGLDAPVNPFHTRELSAAELTELLEPHFRVDRMYGVHHRGRLRRLDRRYADVVPPVPAPSGIVAAQFASPPATWHPALRSAVAAVSHRHFTLTEQNIDASLDLFVVAHRK; this is translated from the coding sequence GTGGAGTTGAGTCTCACTGGCGAGCGGACGCTGCCCGGCATCGCAGCGGAGAATTACTGGTTCCGGCGGCACGAAGTCGCGTACCTCGCCACCCGCCCGTGGGTGCGTGGCGCCACCGTGCTCGAAGCCGGCGCGGGTGAGGGTTACGGCGCGGACATCCTCGCGCGCGTCGCCCGCCGGGTGATCGCGGTGGACTACGACGCCACCGCCTGCGAGCACGCCGCGAAGGCCTACCCGGCGCTCACCGTGGCCCGAGCGAACCTGGGCGAGCTGCCGTTCGCCGCGAACAGCGTCGACGTCGTGGTGAATTTGCAGGTCATCGAGCACCTGCGGGACCAACCGCGGTTCCTCGCCGAGTGCGCCCGGGTGCTGCGTCCGGCCGGCACGCTGGTCTTGAGCACCCCGAACCGGCTGACGTTCTCCCCCGGGCTGGACGCACCGGTCAACCCGTTCCACACCCGCGAGCTGTCCGCCGCCGAGCTCACCGAGCTGCTCGAGCCGCACTTCCGCGTCGACCGGATGTACGGCGTCCACCACCGCGGACGCCTACGCCGCCTGGACCGCCGGTACGCAGACGTCGTCCCGCCCGTGCCCGCCCCGAGCGGCATCGTCGCCGCGCAGTTCGCGTCGCCTCCCGCCACCTGGCACCCGGCGCTGCGGTCCGCGGTCGCCGCGGTGAGCCATCGCCACTTCACGCTCACCGAGCAGAACATCGACGCCTCTCTCGACCTGTTCGTCGTCGCGCACCGCAAGTGA
- a CDS encoding RNA polymerase sigma factor, which produces MPEPMPDPARGAGPELAGPELAGPELAGPADPDATPAAGSGTSGAPTNGAAVTDADVERIVRAEYARVVATLVRRYGDVDVAEEATAEALLVAVRTWRRDGLPPNPGGWLVTTAGHRALDRIRRDTARHARQKEAAVLTPEEPSDPLGAVDDDRLRLIFMCCHPALAVEARVALTLRLVAGLSMAEIASAFVVPETTMAQRLTRAKRKIKAARIPFGVPFAHDLPARVSSVMAVIYLVFNQGYFATSGDVPLREELCAEAIRLARLLRELLPDEPEVIGLLALMLLTDARRPARFDGETLVPLTEQDRERWLGPQIAEGHALVRECLRRQRPGYYQILAAINAVHTDGPATDWRQVLALYDQLTVVAPSPVVSLNRAVALAEVEGPAAALDVVDPLNLVPYHAWHATRADLLRRLDRPVEASQAYEAAIALADNPAEREFLQVRRRLVTGD; this is translated from the coding sequence GTGCCCGAGCCCATGCCCGACCCCGCCCGCGGGGCCGGGCCCGAGCTCGCGGGGCCCGAGCTCGCGGGGCCCGAGCTCGCCGGGCCCGCGGACCCGGACGCCACCCCGGCGGCCGGGTCCGGCACGAGCGGCGCTCCGACGAACGGCGCGGCGGTCACGGACGCGGACGTCGAGCGGATCGTCCGCGCGGAGTACGCGCGCGTGGTCGCGACGCTGGTCCGCCGCTACGGCGACGTCGACGTAGCCGAGGAGGCGACCGCTGAAGCTCTGCTCGTCGCGGTGCGCACCTGGCGCCGCGACGGGCTGCCACCCAACCCCGGCGGCTGGCTCGTGACGACGGCCGGCCACCGGGCGCTCGACCGGATTCGCCGGGACACCGCCCGGCACGCCCGGCAGAAGGAGGCCGCGGTGCTCACGCCCGAGGAACCGTCCGACCCGCTCGGCGCCGTCGACGACGACCGACTCCGCCTGATCTTCATGTGCTGCCATCCGGCCCTGGCCGTCGAGGCGCGCGTCGCCCTCACGCTCCGGCTCGTCGCCGGGCTGTCGATGGCCGAGATCGCGAGCGCGTTCGTCGTCCCCGAGACCACGATGGCGCAGCGGCTGACGCGAGCCAAGCGCAAGATCAAGGCAGCGCGCATCCCGTTCGGGGTGCCGTTCGCACACGACCTTCCCGCCCGGGTCAGTTCGGTGATGGCCGTCATCTACCTGGTCTTCAACCAGGGCTACTTCGCGACCAGCGGCGACGTGCCGCTCCGGGAGGAGCTGTGCGCCGAGGCGATCCGGCTCGCCCGGCTCCTCCGAGAGCTGCTGCCGGACGAGCCGGAGGTCATCGGACTGCTCGCGCTGATGTTGCTGACCGATGCCCGCCGCCCGGCTCGGTTCGACGGCGAGACGCTGGTGCCGCTCACCGAGCAGGACCGTGAACGGTGGCTCGGGCCGCAGATCGCCGAGGGCCATGCGCTGGTCCGCGAGTGCTTGCGTCGGCAGCGGCCGGGCTACTACCAGATCCTCGCCGCGATCAACGCGGTGCACACCGACGGCCCGGCCACCGACTGGCGGCAGGTGCTGGCGCTCTACGACCAGCTGACGGTGGTGGCGCCGTCGCCGGTCGTCTCGCTCAACCGGGCGGTGGCGCTCGCCGAGGTCGAGGGCCCGGCGGCCGCGCTGGACGTCGTCGACCCGCTCAACCTGGTTCCCTACCACGCGTGGCACGCGACCCGGGCCGACCTGCTCCGGCGTCTCGACCGCCCGGTGGAGGCGTCACAGGCGTACGAGGCGGCGATCGCGCTGGCCGACAATCCGGCCGAGCGAGAGTTTCTGCAGGTGCGGCGGCGCCTGGTCACCGGGGACTGA
- a CDS encoding dihydrofolate reductase family protein translates to MKLSVNMFTTLDGVVQGPGAPDEDRSGGFDRGGWVVPFFDDALGRFVDAYFQQTEALLYGRLTYQIMAAHWPLVTDPDDVVAAKLNTLPKHVVSNTLTDADASWQNSTVIRGEVLAAVRDLKKQPGKELQLHGCAQLARTLHSAGLIDVYRVMVFPVTVGDGKRLFAPDAPPSGFRTVSAETTPTGVTALVLEPVPFAAGGFAVVDGSSQIS, encoded by the coding sequence ATGAAGCTCAGCGTCAACATGTTCACCACGCTCGACGGCGTCGTGCAGGGCCCCGGCGCTCCCGACGAGGACCGCAGCGGCGGTTTCGACCGGGGTGGCTGGGTGGTGCCGTTCTTCGACGACGCCCTAGGCCGCTTCGTCGACGCCTACTTCCAGCAGACCGAAGCGCTCCTCTACGGCCGCCTCACCTACCAGATCATGGCTGCCCACTGGCCGCTGGTCACCGACCCCGACGACGTGGTCGCGGCGAAGCTCAACACCCTCCCGAAGCACGTCGTTTCGAACACACTGACCGATGCCGACGCGAGCTGGCAGAACAGCACGGTCATCCGGGGCGAAGTCCTGGCCGCGGTCCGCGACCTGAAGAAGCAGCCGGGCAAGGAGCTCCAGCTCCACGGATGCGCCCAGCTCGCCCGTACCCTCCACAGCGCCGGCCTGATCGACGTCTACCGCGTGATGGTCTTCCCGGTGACCGTCGGAGACGGCAAGCGGCTGTTCGCCCCCGACGCGCCCCCTAGCGGCTTCCGCACGGTGAGCGCAGAGACGACGCCCACGGGGGTGACTGCGCTGGTGCTCGAGCCGGTACCGTTCGCCGCCGGTGGCTTCGCCGTGGTGGACGGCAGCAGCCAGATCAGCTAG
- a CDS encoding DUF885 family protein, translated as MDARLRALADLDVAGTREGCGRHEYDGVVQDLSPDGVQSGLNRLGGSAYDDPHDEAHVVAFEQRARVTFGELALHRRNPLLHVNNLDLACYDREYAPAADRAEAKARHLAAWPDGVDAAIGALDAVPAPVAEACLGGAVGLAAGLHPDRDAVPLAAHARLVEHLRTLAATSEAPVELGADALTALLSSAEAVPVDLGALADTGEAELTRLRELLDDACARIAPGQPTPVTVAQLVADHPDLDGVLAEAQAVTDEVIAWSNTSGLMPPTDGVCLVGPAPESRQWAMAMMDWAAPYELDAPSWYHVTPPDRNWPPEEQAEWLSVFNRASLPAITVHEVAPGHFTHGRALRRLDSDVRRLLLSDAFAEGWAHYVEELALEEGFRAGDPRFAAGVALEALVRVVRLLCAIGLHTGAMTVPEATQRFTDQAFLAGPAALSEARRGTFDPTYGRYTWGKLAIRDLRERASASPGFTLRGFHDALLALGSPPLGLLDTAFRPS; from the coding sequence GTGGACGCTCGACTACGCGCGCTGGCGGATCTGGACGTGGCCGGGACCCGAGAGGGATGCGGCCGACACGAGTACGACGGGGTGGTGCAGGACCTCTCACCGGACGGCGTCCAAAGCGGACTGAACAGACTCGGCGGCTCCGCCTACGACGACCCGCACGACGAGGCGCACGTCGTCGCGTTCGAACAGCGGGCCCGGGTGACGTTCGGCGAACTCGCCCTCCATCGCCGCAATCCGCTGCTCCACGTCAACAACCTCGACCTGGCCTGCTACGACCGCGAGTACGCACCGGCGGCCGACCGGGCCGAAGCGAAGGCACGCCACCTGGCGGCGTGGCCGGACGGGGTGGACGCCGCGATCGGCGCGCTGGACGCGGTGCCCGCCCCCGTTGCCGAGGCGTGCCTCGGCGGCGCGGTCGGGCTCGCCGCCGGGCTCCATCCGGACCGGGACGCCGTACCGCTCGCCGCCCACGCACGGCTCGTCGAGCACCTGCGCACGCTCGCGGCGACCAGCGAGGCCCCGGTCGAGCTGGGCGCCGACGCGCTGACCGCACTGCTCTCCAGCGCCGAAGCCGTCCCGGTCGACCTCGGCGCACTCGCCGACACGGGCGAGGCCGAGCTGACGCGCCTACGGGAGCTGCTCGACGACGCGTGTGCTCGGATCGCACCCGGGCAGCCGACGCCGGTCACGGTGGCGCAGCTGGTGGCCGACCATCCCGACCTCGACGGCGTCCTCGCCGAGGCGCAGGCGGTCACCGACGAGGTCATCGCCTGGAGCAACACCAGCGGGCTGATGCCGCCGACCGACGGCGTGTGCCTGGTCGGCCCGGCGCCCGAGTCGCGGCAGTGGGCGATGGCGATGATGGACTGGGCCGCGCCCTACGAGCTCGACGCGCCGTCGTGGTACCACGTGACGCCGCCGGACCGGAACTGGCCGCCGGAGGAGCAGGCCGAGTGGCTGTCGGTGTTCAACCGAGCGAGCCTGCCCGCGATCACCGTCCACGAGGTCGCGCCCGGCCACTTCACCCACGGTCGCGCCCTGCGGCGGCTCGACTCCGACGTCCGCCGGCTACTGCTCTCCGACGCGTTCGCCGAGGGGTGGGCGCACTACGTCGAGGAACTCGCTCTGGAGGAGGGCTTCCGCGCCGGCGACCCGCGGTTCGCGGCAGGCGTCGCGTTGGAGGCCCTGGTCCGGGTGGTGCGGCTGCTGTGCGCGATCGGACTGCACACCGGCGCGATGACCGTGCCGGAAGCCACCCAGCGCTTCACCGACCAGGCGTTCCTCGCCGGTCCGGCCGCGCTGTCGGAAGCGCGCCGGGGGACGTTCGACCCGACCTACGGCCGCTACACCTGGGGCAAGCTCGCGATCCGCGATCTGCGGGAACGGGCGAGCGCCTCACCCGGCTTCACGCTGCGCGGCTTCCACGACGCGCTGCTGGCCCTCGGCTCACCACCGCTCGGCCTTCTGGACACCGCGTTCCGACCCTCCTGA
- a CDS encoding RNA polymerase sigma factor gives MESTPPDDRIIALWRVESPRLIARLMRLVGDLDTAEELSQDVFAAAIEKWRREGVPDNPAAWLNTTAKFLAVDRIRRRDTQRGKYQLVAAAQPQTLEHDLDEIVDGDLADDLLGLIFMACHPLLSPDARSALTLKLVCGLSTEDVARAFLTPAPTIAQRVVRAKRTLAAAKVRFELPPPSERKARLDAVREVVYLVFNEGYSATSGDRWIRGDLCAEALRLGRMLAALTPNDTETLGLLALIEIQASRLRARVGPDGEPVLLNDQDRSRWDRLLIQRGLANLERIERLGGTAGPYALQAAIAACHARAAVAADTDWEQIAALYDGLARISPSPVVELNRGVATAMAFGPEAGLEIVRPLFDVPGMREYHLLYAVTGDLLCRSGAHEEAREHFLRAAAMTRNTPERTTMQGRAADCAAGHTIQL, from the coding sequence GTGGAGTCGACGCCGCCCGACGACCGGATCATCGCGCTGTGGAGGGTGGAGTCTCCCCGCTTGATCGCCCGGCTGATGCGCCTGGTCGGTGACCTCGACACCGCCGAGGAACTCAGCCAGGACGTGTTCGCCGCGGCGATCGAGAAGTGGCGGCGGGAGGGCGTCCCGGACAATCCGGCGGCATGGTTGAACACCACCGCGAAGTTCCTCGCCGTGGACCGGATCCGCCGCCGCGACACCCAACGCGGCAAGTACCAGCTGGTGGCCGCCGCACAGCCGCAGACGCTGGAACACGACCTGGACGAGATCGTCGACGGCGACCTGGCGGACGACCTGCTCGGCCTGATCTTCATGGCGTGCCACCCGCTGCTGTCCCCCGACGCACGGTCGGCGCTCACCCTCAAGCTTGTCTGCGGACTGAGCACCGAGGACGTCGCCCGCGCGTTCCTGACCCCGGCGCCGACGATCGCCCAGCGCGTCGTCCGGGCCAAGCGGACGCTCGCCGCGGCGAAGGTTCGCTTCGAGCTTCCGCCCCCGAGCGAGCGGAAAGCCCGTCTGGACGCCGTCCGGGAAGTCGTCTACCTGGTCTTCAACGAGGGCTACTCGGCGACCAGCGGAGACCGGTGGATCCGCGGTGACCTGTGCGCGGAGGCTCTCCGGCTCGGCCGGATGCTCGCGGCGCTGACGCCGAACGACACCGAGACGCTCGGCCTGCTGGCGTTGATCGAGATCCAGGCATCGCGGCTGAGGGCCCGCGTCGGCCCGGACGGCGAGCCGGTGCTCCTCAACGACCAGGACCGTTCCCGCTGGGACCGCCTCCTCATCCAGCGGGGCCTGGCCAACCTCGAGCGGATCGAGCGGCTCGGCGGCACCGCCGGGCCGTACGCGCTGCAAGCCGCGATCGCGGCCTGTCACGCGCGGGCCGCGGTCGCCGCGGACACCGACTGGGAGCAGATCGCCGCGCTCTACGACGGGCTCGCTCGGATCAGCCCGTCACCGGTCGTCGAGCTCAACCGCGGCGTCGCCACCGCGATGGCGTTCGGTCCGGAGGCCGGCCTGGAGATCGTCCGGCCGCTCTTCGACGTCCCGGGTATGCGCGAGTACCACCTGCTCTACGCCGTCACCGGTGACCTGCTGTGTCGCTCCGGCGCGCACGAGGAGGCCCGCGAGCATTTCCTGCGAGCCGCCGCGATGACCCGGAACACGCCCGAGCGCACGACGATGCAGGGCCGCGCCGCCGACTGCGCTGCGGGACACACTATTCAGCTATAA
- a CDS encoding GGDEF domain-containing protein, with amino-acid sequence MESATSSSVGAVVRVVARRARYGAEPLVVLLVLAVLRHFGLAGHAPFWVFVVLLVAGSVLQQPEIQRRLAGGADGGRLWFRVGLRIALNTTLIYAIGWGAVLAVAHLHLLSWFVRQAGSRAWRPVAVCSATAIAIGEVAVAAGLFNYLPQPEVHGVAALVTVGTVTTSYVLGEAVRQREEAEAALRRSEELFRAVVQDGSDIITLTDADGRIVYVSPTAERITGHPPDALLGDGLWAHIHPDDQPGAVEFNARIHRHPEIEHAMEMRIRHADGLWHWHEFVVRNLIAHQGVRAIVGHHRDINDRRAAQDRIAYAATHDALTGLLNSTSLLLALDQTLADGASGGYPVGVLFLDLDGFKQVNDVRGHAAGDRVLQTISAVVRGACRERDAVGRMGGDEFAVVLNGVAHTEQAASIAGAIIDGIDAAQPTDPGVPRVGCSIGIALAEPGTSDASSLLRQADAAMYTSKRQGRNGYAVYAMTATAP; translated from the coding sequence GTGGAGTCCGCCACGAGCAGCAGCGTGGGCGCGGTCGTCCGCGTGGTCGCGCGTCGGGCCCGATACGGGGCGGAACCGCTGGTCGTGCTCCTCGTCCTCGCGGTTCTGCGCCACTTCGGCCTGGCCGGCCACGCTCCGTTCTGGGTGTTCGTCGTGCTGCTGGTGGCCGGTTCCGTGCTCCAGCAGCCCGAGATCCAGCGTCGGCTGGCCGGTGGTGCCGACGGCGGGCGGCTGTGGTTCCGGGTCGGGCTGCGGATCGCGCTCAACACGACGCTGATCTACGCGATCGGTTGGGGCGCGGTGCTCGCCGTCGCCCACCTGCACCTGCTCTCGTGGTTCGTGCGCCAGGCCGGGTCCCGGGCGTGGCGGCCGGTCGCGGTGTGCAGCGCGACCGCGATCGCGATCGGCGAGGTGGCGGTGGCGGCCGGCCTCTTCAACTATCTGCCGCAGCCCGAGGTCCACGGAGTGGCGGCGCTGGTCACGGTCGGCACCGTCACCACCAGCTACGTCCTCGGCGAGGCGGTCCGGCAGCGGGAAGAGGCCGAGGCGGCGCTCCGGCGCAGCGAGGAACTGTTCCGCGCGGTGGTCCAGGACGGTTCCGACATCATTACGCTCACCGACGCGGACGGGCGGATCGTCTACGTCAGCCCGACGGCCGAGCGGATCACCGGCCATCCGCCGGACGCCCTGCTCGGCGACGGACTGTGGGCGCACATCCACCCGGACGACCAGCCGGGCGCTGTCGAGTTCAACGCGCGCATCCACCGCCATCCGGAGATCGAGCACGCGATGGAGATGCGGATCCGGCACGCCGACGGGCTCTGGCACTGGCACGAGTTCGTGGTCCGCAACCTGATCGCGCACCAGGGCGTCCGAGCGATCGTCGGGCACCACCGCGACATCAACGACCGGCGCGCCGCACAGGACCGGATCGCGTACGCAGCGACGCACGACGCGCTGACCGGCCTGCTCAACAGCACGTCTCTGCTGCTCGCGCTGGACCAGACGCTGGCCGACGGCGCGTCCGGCGGCTACCCGGTCGGTGTCCTCTTCCTCGACCTGGACGGGTTCAAGCAGGTCAACGACGTCCGCGGGCACGCAGCGGGTGACCGGGTGCTGCAGACGATCAGCGCGGTGGTCCGGGGCGCCTGCCGGGAGCGGGACGCGGTGGGCCGGATGGGCGGTGACGAGTTCGCCGTCGTGCTGAACGGCGTGGCGCACACCGAGCAAGCAGCGTCGATCGCCGGCGCGATCATCGACGGCATCGACGCGGCGCAGCCCACGGACCCCGGCGTGCCCCGCGTCGGATGCAGCATCGGGATAGCACTCGCCGAGCCGGGCACGTCGGACGCGAGCTCGCTGCTCCGGCAGGCGGACGCGGCGATGTACACGTCCAAGCGCCAGGGACGCAACGGGTACGCGGTCTACGCGATGACCGCGACCGCTCCCTGA
- a CDS encoding dihydrofolate reductase family protein, with protein sequence MGYIKSGLFISLDGVVEAPETWHFPYFDDEMGAAVGALMDVDATLLGRVTYDGFADYWPKADPTDPMTAAMNSARKYVVSNTLTEATWENSSVISGDSDEVTAELTKLKADARIGTTGSVALVRWMLERGLIDELHLLVHPLVVGHGKKLFEQGTTLPLTLLSSTTFGTGVVHLIYTNETN encoded by the coding sequence ATGGGTTACATCAAGTCCGGCCTCTTCATCTCCCTCGACGGTGTCGTCGAGGCGCCGGAGACCTGGCACTTCCCCTACTTCGACGACGAGATGGGCGCGGCCGTCGGCGCGCTGATGGACGTCGACGCCACGCTCCTGGGCCGCGTGACCTACGACGGGTTCGCCGACTACTGGCCGAAGGCTGACCCCACCGACCCGATGACCGCGGCGATGAACAGCGCGCGGAAGTACGTCGTCTCCAACACGCTGACCGAGGCGACGTGGGAGAACTCGTCGGTGATCAGCGGAGACAGCGACGAGGTGACCGCGGAGCTGACGAAGCTCAAGGCCGACGCCCGGATCGGCACCACGGGCAGCGTCGCGCTGGTGCGTTGGATGCTGGAGCGAGGGCTGATCGACGAGCTCCACCTGCTCGTGCACCCGCTCGTCGTCGGGCACGGGAAGAAGCTCTTCGAGCAGGGCACGACCCTCCCGTTGACGCTGCTCTCGTCGACTACGTTCGGCACCGGCGTGGTGCACCTCATCTATACCAACGAGACGAACTGA